A genomic stretch from Dissulfurispira thermophila includes:
- a CDS encoding respiratory chain complex I subunit 1 family protein, whose amino-acid sequence MSGFIIEILQVIILIGLAPMFAGWVKMLKCWSQGRSSAGVLQPYRDLLKLFSKDVILSENASWIFRFTPYLVFGTVVLAGGIIPMLSTDLPLSLTADVIVLVALFAIARFFTALAGMDIGTAFGGMGSSREMMVASLAEPAMLMAIFTISLACGSTSLSHIVEVIYTPASIVKPSVVFAFISFVLITLAETGRIPVDNPATHLELTMIHEAMILEYSGRHLALIEWASMMKFFLFMAIGAALFMPWGIASINTPESIPMAFVYLILKIGASGIVLVLIETGLAKMRLFRLTEFLGSAFLMATLGMLSFFILE is encoded by the coding sequence ATGAGCGGTTTTATTATAGAGATATTACAAGTGATAATTCTTATAGGTCTTGCGCCAATGTTTGCGGGCTGGGTGAAGATGTTGAAATGCTGGTCTCAGGGGCGCTCCTCAGCCGGTGTTCTTCAGCCTTACAGAGATCTGTTAAAACTATTCTCTAAAGATGTGATACTATCTGAAAATGCCTCGTGGATATTTCGATTTACTCCATATCTTGTCTTTGGCACAGTCGTTCTTGCCGGAGGCATTATCCCGATGTTATCAACAGACTTGCCTTTGTCTCTTACCGCAGATGTAATTGTGCTGGTAGCTCTGTTTGCTATAGCCCGATTTTTTACGGCGCTGGCGGGAATGGATATAGGCACTGCATTTGGTGGCATGGGTTCAAGCCGTGAGATGATGGTAGCATCTCTTGCAGAGCCAGCGATGTTAATGGCTATTTTTACTATATCCCTCGCATGTGGTTCTACATCACTTTCACACATTGTTGAGGTCATATATACCCCTGCAAGTATAGTTAAGCCATCCGTGGTATTTGCATTTATTTCCTTTGTACTTATCACACTTGCTGAGACAGGGAGAATTCCAGTTGATAACCCGGCCACTCATCTGGAGCTTACAATGATTCATGAGGCTATGATCCTTGAATATTCAGGAAGACATCTTGCGCTTATCGAGTGGGCAAGCATGATGAAATTCTTTCTTTTTATGGCCATTGGTGCAGCATTATTTATGCCGTGGGGGATTGCATCTATTAACACGCCTGAATCTATACCTATGGCATTTGTCTATTTGATACTTAAAATTGGTGCTTCTGGCATTGTGCTGGTATTGATAGAGACAGGTCTTGCAAAGATGAGGCTTTTTAGGCTAACTGAATTTCTTGGTTCTGCCTTTTTGATGGCGACATTGGGTATGTTATCATTTTTTATTTTGGAGTAA
- a CDS encoding formate hydrogenlyase, giving the protein MNLQTAAYINSFLAAAVLLTAFGMLVQKRIYSLIHLFAWQGFFLSVSTAIVGYVANRHHLYISSILTLSLKVVLLPYILYVLIVRLKIRKEVEAIVNIPMTMLIGIALVIFSYHLTAPVRELSTLITRSTLAIALATVMIGLLMMITRRHAVTQIIGFLAMENGLFFAATSATYGMPLVVELGVALDILIAAFIFGIFFFHIHTTFDSLDVEQMARLKEGD; this is encoded by the coding sequence ATGAATTTGCAAACAGCAGCATATATAAACAGTTTTCTCGCAGCAGCAGTTCTTCTGACTGCTTTTGGCATGCTGGTGCAAAAAAGGATATACAGTTTGATACACCTGTTTGCATGGCAAGGATTTTTTCTCTCTGTAAGCACTGCTATTGTAGGGTATGTAGCAAATAGGCACCATCTTTACATATCCTCGATCTTGACACTTTCCCTGAAGGTAGTCCTCCTGCCATACATCCTGTATGTTCTTATCGTTCGCTTGAAGATTCGTAAAGAAGTCGAGGCCATTGTCAACATCCCAATGACCATGTTGATAGGCATAGCCCTTGTTATATTTTCTTATCATTTAACTGCACCTGTCAGGGAACTTTCGACTTTAATTACGCGTTCAACTCTTGCTATTGCTCTTGCAACTGTCATGATAGGGCTGTTAATGATGATAACAAGAAGGCATGCAGTTACACAGATTATAGGTTTCCTTGCAATGGAAAACGGTCTATTTTTTGCAGCCACAAGTGCTACATATGGGATGCCTCTTGTGGTTGAGCTGGGCGTTGCCCTTGATATTCTCATAGCTGCTTTTATCTTTGGCATATTCTTCTTCCACATACACACTACATTTGACAGTCTTGATGTTGAGCAGATGGCGAGACTGAAAGAGGGAGATTAA
- a CDS encoding hydrogenase 4 subunit F, whose protein sequence is MQTSAILLILLGTPLFAAIILAFVGDRRFAPEVNIVGSAATFAVGLGLAMEVYSRGPMIAGGKFFFVDAFNIYLAVLTSFVSMTTAIFSRRYMRREREHGRVGHIGMRFYHAMFQLFIFAMLLCLLTNNIGVLWIAMELATLSTVLLVSLYRTPTAIEAAWKYFILCGVGIAQALFGTVLLYFAAEKVLGEGGEALLWTSLSHVSDKLEPTVLSLAFVFLMVGYGTKVGLVPLHNWLPDAHSEGPTPISAVLSGLLLNIALYALVRCKVLVDGSTHSHHAGNVMMGFGVISILVAAFSLLRQKDIKRMFSYSSIEHMGIATFAFGLGGPIATFGALLHMLMHSLAKSSIFFTVGHASQMHLTQEMDNIRGLFKGNPLVGWGLMFGAMAIVGMPPFGVFTSEFLILTATMKDAPLMTPFLLLGLGVAFAAILRRVQQMVSGEIPEHQKSMKVAHVPVILHMALVLIIGIYLPDFLNRWFHTAVGLLK, encoded by the coding sequence ATGCAGACCAGTGCAATACTGCTTATATTATTGGGAACACCATTGTTTGCAGCAATTATTTTAGCCTTTGTCGGAGACAGGCGATTTGCTCCAGAGGTAAATATTGTAGGGTCTGCAGCTACTTTTGCAGTAGGGCTTGGCCTTGCTATGGAGGTCTATTCACGGGGACCAATGATAGCGGGTGGAAAGTTTTTCTTTGTTGATGCATTTAATATTTATCTTGCTGTCTTGACATCTTTTGTATCTATGACTACGGCTATATTTAGCAGACGATACATGCGCAGAGAAAGGGAACACGGAAGGGTCGGGCACATAGGAATGCGTTTTTATCACGCCATGTTTCAACTCTTTATATTTGCTATGCTTCTTTGTCTGTTAACCAACAATATCGGGGTCTTATGGATAGCAATGGAACTTGCTACACTCTCAACTGTACTGCTTGTATCGCTTTATCGTACACCAACTGCAATAGAGGCAGCATGGAAGTACTTTATATTATGCGGTGTTGGAATAGCCCAGGCTCTTTTTGGAACAGTGCTGCTTTATTTTGCAGCAGAAAAAGTGCTTGGAGAAGGTGGGGAGGCACTGCTCTGGACGAGTCTAAGCCATGTGAGTGATAAACTTGAGCCGACAGTGCTTTCTCTTGCATTTGTCTTCCTGATGGTGGGTTATGGCACAAAGGTAGGACTTGTACCACTTCATAACTGGCTTCCAGATGCACACAGTGAAGGTCCCACCCCTATCTCTGCAGTGCTTTCAGGGCTTTTGCTCAATATTGCACTTTACGCACTTGTTAGGTGCAAGGTGCTTGTTGATGGTTCTACCCATTCGCATCATGCTGGAAATGTAATGATGGGTTTTGGAGTTATCTCTATACTTGTTGCTGCTTTTTCTCTGCTCAGGCAAAAAGATATTAAGCGGATGTTTTCTTATTCATCCATAGAGCATATGGGAATAGCCACTTTTGCATTCGGCCTCGGAGGCCCGATAGCAACCTTTGGCGCACTCCTGCATATGCTTATGCACAGCCTTGCAAAATCATCCATATTCTTTACAGTTGGACATGCCTCACAGATGCACTTGACACAAGAGATGGATAATATCAGGGGGCTTTTTAAGGGCAACCCGCTTGTGGGGTGGGGGCTTATGTTTGGGGCAATGGCTATTGTAGGAATGCCTCCTTTTGGTGTCTTTACAAGTGAGTTTCTTATACTTACGGCAACTATGAAGGATGCCCCACTAATGACGCCGTTTCTTCTCCTCGGACTTGGTGTTGCTTTTGCAGCTATACTAAGAAGAGTGCAGCAGATGGTGTCAGGAGAGATACCAGAACATCAAAAATCAATGAAGGTCGCTCATGTTCCTGTGATACTTCATATGGCACTGGTGCTTATCATAGGAATATATCTACCTGACTTTCTTAATAGGTGGTTTCACACTGCAGTGGGGTTGTTGAAATAG
- a CDS encoding NADH-quinone oxidoreductase subunit C: protein MLKEAIDNILGTSAAYTERQFPQSVASCTVPRQRFVDAARAMKKSYAFLAAEWATDETLFGGGFAVYACYRWGSEYLIVRTEVPVDDPTFPSLTKKYLPAYRFERQIHSLMGLVPVGHPDLRPWIKFEDWPQDAYPLRKTFDALKPMPRVEGQYKWTRASGEGVYEIPVGPVHAGIIEPGHFRFQAVGEMILNLEERLGYVHKGIEKRFESLSWQDGVKLAARVSGDTTVAHSIAYSMAVEAMTQSNIPERAHYLRALFLERERIANHIGDIGAICNDAAFAFMLYQLMRLKEILLRTNHRLFGHRFIMDKVIPGGVNIDIDENGKKEIISELDIVSRDFEKLINIYDKNSSLEDRVRDTGILPPEKARELCAVGIVARASGLNVDCRVQNPFPPYDRFEVNVPVLISGDVHARVWVRVEEIRESIRIIKYILENIPDGKLSTDITKPLPDTAGFSSVEGWRGEIIYWVQSGPDGGINRCMVRDPSSVNWLGLEQAIHGNIVPDFPLCNKSFNQSYSGHDL from the coding sequence ATGCTCAAAGAGGCTATAGATAATATTTTAGGCACTTCAGCAGCATATACCGAACGGCAGTTCCCGCAATCGGTAGCATCATGCACTGTTCCGAGACAACGGTTTGTAGATGCAGCAAGGGCTATGAAAAAATCATATGCATTTCTTGCTGCTGAGTGGGCTACTGATGAAACACTGTTTGGAGGTGGATTTGCTGTATATGCCTGCTATCGATGGGGTAGTGAGTACCTGATTGTGAGAACCGAGGTTCCGGTTGATGACCCTACATTCCCAAGCCTGACAAAGAAATATCTACCCGCCTATCGTTTTGAACGACAAATCCACAGTCTGATGGGTCTTGTTCCAGTTGGGCATCCAGATCTGAGGCCATGGATAAAATTTGAGGACTGGCCGCAAGATGCATATCCCTTAAGAAAGACCTTTGATGCTTTAAAACCAATGCCAAGAGTTGAAGGGCAGTATAAATGGACAAGGGCTTCAGGTGAAGGAGTTTATGAGATACCTGTTGGGCCGGTTCATGCTGGAATAATAGAGCCGGGGCATTTTCGTTTTCAGGCAGTAGGAGAAATGATACTGAATCTTGAAGAGCGTCTTGGATATGTTCATAAGGGTATTGAGAAGCGGTTTGAATCTCTTTCATGGCAAGATGGTGTAAAGTTGGCAGCAAGGGTGTCTGGCGATACCACAGTGGCACACAGCATAGCATATTCAATGGCAGTAGAGGCTATGACGCAATCTAATATCCCTGAGCGGGCACATTATCTGAGGGCGCTTTTTCTTGAAAGGGAGCGCATAGCAAATCACATTGGAGATATTGGAGCTATATGTAATGATGCCGCCTTTGCCTTTATGCTGTATCAGTTGATGAGACTTAAAGAAATACTTCTTCGCACTAACCATAGACTCTTTGGCCACAGATTTATCATGGACAAGGTTATACCCGGTGGAGTAAACATTGATATAGATGAAAATGGGAAAAAAGAGATTATTAGTGAACTCGATATTGTATCAAGGGATTTTGAGAAACTTATCAACATCTATGATAAAAATTCATCTCTTGAAGACAGGGTAAGGGATACAGGTATTCTTCCCCCGGAAAAAGCCCGTGAACTTTGTGCAGTTGGTATTGTTGCACGAGCCAGTGGCTTGAATGTTGACTGCAGAGTGCAAAATCCATTTCCACCATATGATCGTTTTGAGGTTAATGTGCCTGTCCTTATTTCAGGAGATGTGCATGCACGAGTATGGGTGAGGGTAGAGGAGATTAGGGAATCCATTCGGATTATAAAATATATTCTTGAAAACATCCCGGATGGTAAATTGTCTACTGATATTACAAAGCCTCTGCCAGATACAGCGGGTTTCTCATCAGTTGAGGGCTGGCGCGGGGAGATTATCTACTGGGTTCAATCAGGACCTGATGGCGGGATAAACCGTTGCATGGTAAGAGACCCTTCCAGTGTCAACTGGCTTGGTCTTGAACAAGCAATACATGGAAACATAGTCCCTGATTTTCCGCTTTGCAACAAGAGCTTTAATCAATCATATTCGGGGCATGACCTATGA
- a CDS encoding NADH-quinone oxidoreductase subunit B family protein produces the protein MIRILHQIFRTGIVTEPLSQVIEEEIKVVGAKIEDAIKQCFRGSLTIRQVDAGSCNGCELEIHAMNNPIYNCERFGIHFTASPRFADMLLVTGPVSRNMEVALLRTYNATPPPKLVVAVGDCGCNGGIFGESYASLGRIDRVIPVDVYIPGCPPTPIALLKGILKALE, from the coding sequence ATGATAAGAATTTTGCATCAAATATTCAGGACAGGTATTGTAACAGAGCCTCTATCACAAGTTATTGAAGAAGAAATAAAGGTGGTAGGTGCAAAGATTGAAGATGCAATAAAACAATGTTTTAGAGGCAGTCTTACAATAAGACAAGTTGATGCTGGCTCATGTAATGGCTGTGAGCTTGAAATACATGCAATGAACAACCCAATCTATAATTGTGAAAGATTTGGCATTCATTTTACTGCATCACCCAGATTTGCTGACATGCTACTTGTCACAGGTCCTGTTTCAAGAAATATGGAAGTAGCTTTATTGAGAACATATAATGCAACACCCCCGCCAAAACTTGTAGTGGCTGTTGGTGATTGTGGATGTAACGGTGGAATATTTGGGGAAAGCTATGCATCCTTGGGCAGAATAGACAGGGTGATCCCTGTGGATGTTTATATACCGGGTTGTCCACCCACACCGATAGCACTGCTGAAGGGAATACTAAAAGCATTAGAATGA
- a CDS encoding tetratricopeptide repeat protein: protein MKRYIVVFIIILTGLILFSCKREQPKEERAVQRINPYTNESVFEEVKKKLQANPADADLWYHLADLYDRSGMYNEAIEAFKKVVELKPDMGYAYFKMGTAYNRIDKPEKAVKSFKKAIQLMPDYAVAHNNLAIAYGKLGNTSEEINALKKAIKLRPRYGVARYNLGIAYLKKGERAAAKREYNLLRQIDEGLASELQKKLEEDSGTGK from the coding sequence GTGAAGAGATATATCGTAGTTTTCATCATTATATTGACAGGTCTCATCCTATTTTCCTGTAAGAGGGAGCAACCCAAAGAGGAGAGGGCAGTTCAGCGCATCAATCCCTATACAAATGAATCTGTCTTTGAGGAGGTGAAAAAGAAGCTACAGGCTAATCCCGCTGATGCTGACCTATGGTATCATCTCGCCGACCTCTATGACCGTAGTGGTATGTATAACGAGGCCATTGAGGCATTTAAAAAGGTTGTTGAACTTAAACCTGATATGGGTTATGCCTACTTTAAGATGGGTACTGCCTATAATCGTATAGATAAGCCCGAAAAGGCTGTAAAGTCTTTCAAAAAGGCGATTCAGCTAATGCCTGATTATGCCGTTGCCCATAACAATCTCGCAATAGCTTACGGAAAACTCGGTAATACCTCAGAGGAGATAAATGCCCTGAAGAAGGCGATTAAATTGCGGCCGAGATACGGTGTCGCCCGATACAACCTGGGAATAGCTTATCTTAAGAAAGGTGAAAGGGCTGCAGCCAAAAGAGAGTATAACCTACTCAGGCAGATTGATGAGGGCCTCGCCAGTGAACTTCAAAAGAAGTTAGAAGAGGACTCTGGTACAGGGAAATAA
- a CDS encoding ABC transporter permease, whose product MTRGLNIYLFALRNVKRKVVRSTLLVLAVAVVTATLFAATLFITSMQNALKIGTYRLGADILVVPEGNEQQAKSALLAGEPTSFYMSADTIEKVRAVEGVNKASPQLFIKPSSFTCCYNVDVFLIAFDPGTDFTVTPWLEKTLKKGLSDDEIITGREVPIVAGDSIPFFGTSFRVAGTMEPTGMKFFDQSVFMTMDAAYKMAEASKTKSMQPLNIDSSKISAVLVQVEEGYTPDRVSIRIEHDVSGVKALASDEVISTVRKQLRGLVKGVIIISAILWILALLMMGFAFSMIVNERLREFGLLRSIGAKRWHILRLILSEAMAISLTGGIIGLAAGSFILRSFKGILLQSMKLPYLFPSTEVLMELIVGIILLSLLTGFVSALLPAYSASRIDPYMAIRKGE is encoded by the coding sequence ATGACCAGAGGTCTTAATATATACCTTTTTGCCCTCAGGAATGTGAAGAGAAAGGTCGTGAGGAGCACCCTCCTTGTCTTGGCCGTTGCTGTAGTGACGGCCACTCTGTTTGCTGCAACCCTTTTCATAACGAGTATGCAGAATGCCTTAAAGATAGGCACCTACAGACTCGGTGCTGATATACTTGTCGTTCCTGAAGGTAATGAGCAACAGGCAAAAAGTGCCCTTCTTGCTGGAGAGCCTACCAGTTTTTATATGAGCGCTGATACCATTGAAAAGGTAAGGGCTGTTGAGGGTGTAAATAAGGCATCGCCCCAGCTCTTTATTAAGCCTTCTTCTTTCACTTGTTGCTATAATGTCGATGTTTTCCTCATTGCCTTTGATCCAGGGACAGATTTTACTGTTACACCATGGCTTGAAAAGACTTTGAAAAAGGGTCTTTCCGATGATGAGATTATAACAGGCAGGGAAGTCCCTATTGTCGCTGGTGATTCCATCCCCTTCTTCGGGACATCCTTCAGGGTAGCTGGGACGATGGAGCCAACAGGGATGAAGTTCTTTGATCAATCTGTTTTTATGACGATGGATGCTGCCTATAAGATGGCCGAGGCCTCAAAGACGAAATCGATGCAGCCCTTAAATATCGACAGTAGTAAGATTTCTGCAGTCCTTGTTCAGGTTGAGGAGGGTTATACACCTGATAGGGTCTCCATAAGGATCGAACACGATGTATCAGGTGTTAAGGCACTGGCCTCTGATGAGGTCATCAGTACAGTGAGAAAACAATTAAGGGGATTAGTGAAAGGGGTTATTATCATAAGCGCTATCCTGTGGATTCTTGCACTTTTGATGATGGGTTTTGCCTTCTCGATGATCGTGAACGAGAGACTCAGGGAATTCGGTCTCCTCCGCTCTATAGGTGCAAAGAGATGGCATATCCTGAGGTTGATCCTATCAGAGGCCATGGCGATCTCTCTGACAGGCGGGATTATAGGTCTTGCAGCAGGTTCCTTTATCCTCAGATCCTTCAAGGGCATATTATTACAGAGCATGAAACTTCCCTATCTGTTTCCTTCTACTGAAGTCCTCATGGAGTTGATAGTGGGGATAATTCTTTTATCTCTATTAACAGGTTTTGTATCTGCCCTATTGCCAGCCTATTCTGCAAGTCGTATAGATCCCTATATGGCTATTAGAAAGGGTGAATAA
- a CDS encoding YncE family protein: MKKRVWFFIAVAVIAAVAVLTVSNRKVVEAAKKTTFKGIAYIAGHGGHLAVIDLSKMESPTDIEKGRIVITEAGSEMEGVIAGMEFEKVKKSGGTHGSALVGGGKKLVVGLLNGNVVTYDLKTGEKSKPMSVGKKFCDAVVGPDGNIYLEDMADGHVYVWDPKGLKVVDKFPIGKAVCGIAWTKGLDKAYVSDMPQGIVYVIDWKTKKTIKEIKDPEMTFIHQIKMAPDMRHLWISAPNEFDPGLKPGTHKS; the protein is encoded by the coding sequence ATGAAGAAAAGAGTATGGTTTTTTATTGCAGTGGCAGTAATTGCTGCTGTTGCTGTGCTGACTGTTTCCAATAGGAAGGTAGTTGAGGCAGCAAAAAAAACAACCTTTAAAGGCATAGCCTACATAGCCGGCCATGGTGGACACCTTGCTGTAATAGACCTCTCAAAGATGGAATCTCCTACTGACATTGAAAAGGGCAGGATCGTTATTACTGAGGCAGGCTCCGAGATGGAGGGTGTTATAGCAGGGATGGAGTTTGAGAAGGTAAAAAAGTCTGGTGGAACCCATGGAAGCGCCCTTGTAGGAGGCGGAAAGAAACTGGTTGTTGGTCTCCTGAATGGCAATGTTGTTACCTATGACCTGAAGACAGGCGAGAAATCAAAGCCCATGTCTGTTGGTAAGAAATTCTGTGATGCAGTAGTAGGACCTGACGGCAATATCTATCTTGAGGATATGGCAGATGGTCATGTCTATGTCTGGGATCCAAAGGGACTAAAGGTAGTCGATAAATTCCCTATTGGAAAGGCTGTGTGCGGCATTGCCTGGACAAAGGGCCTCGATAAAGCCTATGTCTCTGATATGCCACAGGGGATAGTATATGTTATCGACTGGAAGACAAAAAAGACCATAAAAGAGATAAAAGACCCTGAGATGACCTTCATTCATCAGATAAAGATGGCTCCAGACATGAGACACCTCTGGATCTCGGCACCCAATGAGTTCGATCCTGGATTGAAGCCAGGAACCCATAAATCGTAG
- a CDS encoding HD domain-containing phosphohydrolase, producing MFKRQYFRIDTIIPMKVNTVPPHLKDHVAARVEEFSDLKPFIVNISAGGMNFKSLKQYSKGDILEIIMTLPIPVKITLWVYGEVLRIEKTKNNNYQTFLKFINISDRIREKIANFVFQWEREVLKKSQLNFDTKFFDIPVSRLINGTSFPFEIFIRDKEGMKYLFPEGLPCDSIAQEFFEDNGISRIYIRADELSAFNDYIDKNKVKQKVFDRDDYYSFKEYSFNKKNYHLVDRNVLIKIKDIDFSLYMVNDFIYEPLIEASPEKIVTVDEEKLNTRYILIRKSDINKYHSKIMHQVSCIKRQASGIQPNPLSSDFCPHPLLFFKESAKILMYEVFEQPKNNDKMLKVISIATELVSSILKDSEAIYNLFSLNSGDFYTHIHSINVAVLSIGIGIILGLDKDSLEKLSIGALLHDIGHTAISEDIVNKQGRLSMREFEIFKTHVREGLKIVQMHKAIPEESYPAILCHHEKLSGNGYPLKITRDKIPLFGKITAIADAYDLLTTNRPYRPHMTPFQALSTIAKETNNYDPEVIKALIKITTVRNHQP from the coding sequence ATGTTTAAAAGACAATATTTCAGGATAGATACTATTATACCAATGAAGGTAAATACAGTCCCTCCACACCTCAAAGACCATGTTGCTGCAAGGGTAGAGGAATTCAGCGATCTAAAACCCTTCATTGTCAACATAAGTGCCGGTGGCATGAACTTCAAATCCTTGAAGCAATACAGCAAAGGCGATATCTTAGAAATCATAATGACCCTTCCTATACCTGTAAAAATAACCCTCTGGGTTTATGGTGAAGTGCTTAGAATAGAGAAGACAAAAAATAATAATTACCAGACATTCCTCAAATTTATAAACATAAGTGATAGGATAAGAGAAAAGATAGCAAACTTTGTCTTTCAATGGGAAAGAGAAGTATTAAAGAAAAGCCAGCTCAATTTTGACACAAAATTTTTTGATATACCTGTCAGCAGACTTATTAACGGCACATCATTTCCATTTGAGATATTCATACGAGACAAAGAAGGCATGAAATATCTATTCCCGGAGGGACTACCGTGTGACAGTATCGCTCAAGAATTTTTTGAGGACAATGGTATATCACGAATATACATAAGAGCAGATGAACTATCTGCATTCAATGACTATATAGACAAAAATAAAGTAAAACAAAAGGTCTTTGACAGAGATGATTACTACTCATTCAAAGAATATTCATTCAATAAAAAGAACTATCATCTTGTTGACAGAAATGTCTTGATAAAAATAAAAGACATAGATTTTAGCCTTTACATGGTAAATGACTTTATATATGAGCCTCTCATAGAGGCATCTCCTGAAAAAATAGTCACAGTCGATGAAGAAAAACTCAATACCAGATATATCCTGATAAGAAAATCAGACATCAACAAATACCATAGTAAGATAATGCATCAAGTATCGTGCATCAAGCGTCAAGCGTCAGGCATTCAGCCTAATCCTCTGTCTTCTGATTTCTGTCCTCATCCGCTTCTGTTTTTCAAAGAAAGTGCAAAAATACTAATGTATGAAGTATTTGAGCAACCTAAAAATAACGATAAAATGCTTAAAGTAATTTCTATTGCAACTGAACTTGTGAGCAGCATCTTAAAAGACAGTGAAGCCATTTATAATCTTTTTTCTTTAAATAGCGGTGATTTTTATACACATATCCATTCCATTAATGTAGCTGTATTAAGCATAGGTATAGGCATTATATTAGGTCTTGACAAAGACTCCCTCGAAAAACTATCAATAGGTGCACTTTTGCACGATATAGGACACACCGCCATAAGCGAAGACATAGTAAACAAACAAGGGAGATTAAGCATGAGAGAATTTGAGATATTCAAAACACATGTGAGAGAAGGCTTAAAGATAGTGCAAATGCATAAAGCTATACCCGAAGAGTCTTATCCAGCCATATTATGCCATCACGAAAAACTCTCTGGCAACGGTTATCCATTAAAGATAACAAGAGACAAGATCCCACTTTTTGGGAAGATAACAGCCATTGCAGACGCATATGATCTGCTTACAACAAATAGACCTTACAGGCCGCATATGACACCATTTCAGGCACTATCAACCATTGCAAAAGAAACAAACAATTATGACCCTGAAGTCATAAAGGCATTGATCAAAATAACCACAGTCCGTAACCATCAACCTTAA